One genomic segment of Brassica napus cultivar Da-Ae chromosome A3, Da-Ae, whole genome shotgun sequence includes these proteins:
- the LOC125590642 gene encoding uncharacterized protein LOC125590642 isoform X2 — MLIQQLYNLWYHALHHSEPNRERLHTWTPIKEAIDELWKAYLSPPVGRDLEFFCNLFNDHDQRFPPGFLENFSMLFKALRGSHPIDTLPEHLLKIFKKVAWNQDLPWNPKADPQYLAPQSLMLKLFHHVRDKIKERERDHRRREKESLMKLKFDEATSLVVSLNNAIEDLWCAFLTPPLGHLRSLIAVLVNGDARFPNNFLDDFLEIFNHLCGFNTTGKEEYVKIFKGVEWNSHDDPDYKIPKSLMEDLFENLSADLEVEETVTAEQIEANIKRERRLKEDSAKNSVAFKKMAYHEGRLGRDVAKKETQLKIAANRMKNTGKNQKK, encoded by the exons ATGCTCATCCAACAGCTATACAATCTCTGGTACCATGCTCTGCATCACAGTGAACCAAATCGAG AAAGATTACATACATGGACTCCAATCAAGGAGGCCATCGATGAGCTGTGGAAAGCTTATCTCTCTCCACCGGTAGGACGTGATCTTGAGTTCTTCTGTAACCTATTCAACGATCATGACCAGCGATTTCCACCAGG TTTTCTTGAAAACTTCAGCATGCTGTTCAAAGCTCTCAGAGGCTCTCATCCTATCGACACTCTCCCTGAACATCTGCTGAAGATTTTCAAGAAAGTTGCTTGGAATCAGGATCTTCCATGGAATCCAAAAGCTGATCCACAGTATCTA GCTCCCCAGTCCTTGATGCTGAAACTCTTTCATCACGTCAGAGATAAGATTaaggaaagagaaagagatcacAGGAGGAGGGAGAAGGAATCGCTGATGAAACTTAAGTTTGATGAAGCAACTAGTCTTGTGGTTTCTCTCAACAATGCCATAGAAGATCTCTGGTGTGCATTTCTGACTCCCCCTCTAGGTCATCTCAGGTCATTAATAGCTGTTCTCGTTAATGGAGACGCACGGTTCCCAAACAA CTTCCTTGATGATTTCTTGGAGATATTCAATCATCTCTGTGGATTCAACACAACAGGCAAAGAAGAGTATGTGAAGATATTCAAAGGGGTTGAGTGGAATTCCCATGATGATCCAGATTACAAG ATTCCCAAGAGTTTGATGGAGGATCTGTTTGAAAACCTTTCGGCTGATTTGGAGGTTGAAGAAACAGTAACAGCTGAGCAGATTGAAGCCaacataaagagagagaggaggcTGAAGGAAGATTCTGCAAAGAACTCTGTGGCATTCAAGAAGATGGCTTATCATGAAGGTCGCTTGGGCAGGGACGTGGCTAAGAAAGAAACCCAACTCAAAATCGCTGCAAACCGGATGAAGAACACTGGCAAGAATCAGAAGAAGTAA
- the LOC125590642 gene encoding uncharacterized protein LOC125590642 isoform X1, giving the protein MLIQQLYNLWYHALHHSEPNREERLHTWTPIKEAIDELWKAYLSPPVGRDLEFFCNLFNDHDQRFPPGFLENFSMLFKALRGSHPIDTLPEHLLKIFKKVAWNQDLPWNPKADPQYLAPQSLMLKLFHHVRDKIKERERDHRRREKESLMKLKFDEATSLVVSLNNAIEDLWCAFLTPPLGHLRSLIAVLVNGDARFPNNFLDDFLEIFNHLCGFNTTGKEEYVKIFKGVEWNSHDDPDYKIPKSLMEDLFENLSADLEVEETVTAEQIEANIKRERRLKEDSAKNSVAFKKMAYHEGRLGRDVAKKETQLKIAANRMKNTGKNQKK; this is encoded by the exons ATGCTCATCCAACAGCTATACAATCTCTGGTACCATGCTCTGCATCACAGTGAACCAAATCGAG AAGAAAGATTACATACATGGACTCCAATCAAGGAGGCCATCGATGAGCTGTGGAAAGCTTATCTCTCTCCACCGGTAGGACGTGATCTTGAGTTCTTCTGTAACCTATTCAACGATCATGACCAGCGATTTCCACCAGG TTTTCTTGAAAACTTCAGCATGCTGTTCAAAGCTCTCAGAGGCTCTCATCCTATCGACACTCTCCCTGAACATCTGCTGAAGATTTTCAAGAAAGTTGCTTGGAATCAGGATCTTCCATGGAATCCAAAAGCTGATCCACAGTATCTA GCTCCCCAGTCCTTGATGCTGAAACTCTTTCATCACGTCAGAGATAAGATTaaggaaagagaaagagatcacAGGAGGAGGGAGAAGGAATCGCTGATGAAACTTAAGTTTGATGAAGCAACTAGTCTTGTGGTTTCTCTCAACAATGCCATAGAAGATCTCTGGTGTGCATTTCTGACTCCCCCTCTAGGTCATCTCAGGTCATTAATAGCTGTTCTCGTTAATGGAGACGCACGGTTCCCAAACAA CTTCCTTGATGATTTCTTGGAGATATTCAATCATCTCTGTGGATTCAACACAACAGGCAAAGAAGAGTATGTGAAGATATTCAAAGGGGTTGAGTGGAATTCCCATGATGATCCAGATTACAAG ATTCCCAAGAGTTTGATGGAGGATCTGTTTGAAAACCTTTCGGCTGATTTGGAGGTTGAAGAAACAGTAACAGCTGAGCAGATTGAAGCCaacataaagagagagaggaggcTGAAGGAAGATTCTGCAAAGAACTCTGTGGCATTCAAGAAGATGGCTTATCATGAAGGTCGCTTGGGCAGGGACGTGGCTAAGAAAGAAACCCAACTCAAAATCGCTGCAAACCGGATGAAGAACACTGGCAAGAATCAGAAGAAGTAA
- the LOC111216085 gene encoding NAC domain-containing protein 73-like, with translation MTWCNDSSDVQTVETIIPSPTVAESPEASFQISCHKTCPSCGHKFKFHEQAGIHDLPGLPAGVKFDPTDQEVLGHLEGKVRDDARKLHPLIDEFIRTIDGENGICYTHPEKLPGVSKDGTVRHFFHRPSKAYTTGTRKRRKVHTDSEVDGETRWHKTGKTRPVFTGGRVKGYKKILVLYTNYGKQKKPEKTNWVMHQYHLGTNEEEKEGELVVSKIFYQTQPRQCSGSLSAAATAKERPYLHLHGHHLGGGGSRHLYHNNGNVKGNVGGGSAGASEYYNNIPAIMSFNQSGIQNHLVHGTQPFIP, from the exons ATGACTTGGTGCAATGACAGTAGCGATGTTCAGACCGTTGAAACAATCATTCCCTCCCCAACAGTGGCCGAGTCTCCTGAAGCCTCATTTCAAATCTCTTGTCACAAAACATGTCCTTCTTGTGGCCATAAATTCAAGTTTCATGAACAG GCGGGGATCCATGACTTGCCGGGACTGCCTGCCGGAGTGAAGTTCGATCCGACTGATCAAGAGGTATTGGGGCATCTTGAAGGAAAGGTAAGAGATGACGCAAGAAAGCTGCATCCTCTCATCGATGAGTTTATCCGTACTATCGACGGTGAAAATGGTATCTGTTACACCCATCCTGAGAAATTGCCAG GTGTGAGCAAGGACGGGACAGTCCGTCATTTCTTCCACCGACCATCAAAGGCATACACGACGGGAACAAGAAAGCGACGTAAAGTTCACACTGACTCCGAAGTCGATGGCGAGACACGGTGGCACAAAACCGGCAAAACACGGCCAGTTTTCACTGGAGGAAGAGTGAAAGGCTACAAAAAAATCCTAGTACTCTACACAAACTacggtaaacaaaaaaaacccgAGAAGACTAATTGGGTAATGCATCAATATCATCTTGGCACCAAcgaggaagagaaagaaggtGAACTCGTCGTCTCCAAAATCTTCTACCAGACTCAACCACGCCAATGCAGTGGATCCCTTTCTGCTGCTGCTACGGCAAAGGAGCGGCCTTACCTCCACCTCCACGGCCATCATCTCGGTGGTGGTGGTAGTCGCCATCTTTATCATAATAACGGTAACGTTAAAGGCAATGTCGGTGGAGGATCCGCCGGAGCCAGTGAGTATTACAACAATATTCCGGCTATTATGTCGTTTAATCAAAGCGGGATACAGAACCATTTGGTTCATGGTACTCAACCTTTTATCCCTTAA
- the LOC125607219 gene encoding NAC domain-containing protein 73-like, translating into MTWCNDSSDVQTVETIIPSPTVAESPEASFQAGIHDLPGLPAGVKFDPTDQEVLGHLEGKVRDDARKLHPLIDEFILTIDGENGICYTHPEKLPGVSKDGTVRHFFHRPSKAYTTGTRKRRKVHTDSEVGGETRWHKTGKTRPVFTGGRVKGYKKILVLYTNYGKQKKPEKTNWVMHQYHLGTNEEEKEGELVVSKIFYQTQPRQCGGSLAAAATTKERPYLHGHHLGG; encoded by the exons ATGACTTGGTGCAATGACAGTAGCGATGTTCAGACCGTTGAAACAATCATTCCCTCCCCAACAGTGGCCGAGTCTCCTGAAGCCTCATTTCAA GCGGGGATCCATGACTTGCCGGGACTGCCTGCCGGAGTGAAGTTCGATCCGACTGATCAAGAGGTATTGGGGCATCTTGAAGGAAAGGTAAGAGATGACGCAAGAAAGCTGCATCCTCTCATCGATGAGTTTATCCTTACTATCGACGGTGAAAATGGTATCTGTTACACCCATCCTGAGAAATTGCCAG GTGTGAGCAAGGACGGGACAGTCCGTCATTTCTTCCACCGACCATCAAAGGCATACACGACGGGAACAAGAAAGCGACGTAAAGTTCACACTGACTCCGAAGTCGGTGGCGAGACACGGTGGcacaaaaccggaaaaacacgGCCAGTTTTCACTGGAGGAAGAGTGAAAGGCTACAAAAAAATCCTAGTACTCTACACAAACTacggtaaacaaaaaaaacccgAGAAGACTAATTGGGTAATGCATCAATATCATCTTGGCACCAAcgaggaagagaaagaaggtGAACTCGTCGTCTCCAAAATCTTCTACCAGACTCAACCGCGCCAATGCGGTGGATCCCTTGCTGCTGCTGCCACGACAAAGGAGCGGCCTTACCTCCACGGCCATCATCTCGGTggttga